A genomic segment from Tolypothrix sp. NIES-4075 encodes:
- a CDS encoding NHLP bacteriocin export ABC transporter permease/ATPase subunit gives MEVLYRLKGNESLLLNDPEKVWVVKSGNLSLFVTEVNDEESVGDVLRQAALRVDAERGVKRHRRYLFSVDALEALFGAAPDNAKSFLAVAIEATELSQITITDLAAQIAAGEASATAILENWINNLDQIFINSGTATNFQRYLSLTQELATQLPSILADLHTEFFDYLKKLQQQETLTAFYQFQQREQLNRQVVNSSLSKLASVLQPQQEIAFSQLGTPLLVAAGAVARVMGITISPPAQSDNVSQAKDPVEALARSVQIRTRRVVLEDGWWLHEHGPLLAYTKEEQRPVALLPANSRYILFDPVTRTRTSVDRVIAATLYRVAYQFYRPLPNVVNNVIELFQFGIKGYQKDIILVLVAGIIGSVLGMVVPQATALLVDNAIPDSDRSLLWQIGLALFALLLGRTAFAMSSGIISLRIENAANGALQPAIWDRLLRLSPAFFRDYSSGDLVNRTLSVNQIRQILSGGTQRTLLSALFALLNGVLMFVYSWQLALVGVGIAVLTTIVTTVASLLVIRKLRRQQELEGEINGLTVQLINGVAKLRVAMAEERAFAAWAEQYSKRSRLKASFQLIRDNVSVFNEVLSLVTSALLFWFATESIGMAQASGLTVGKFLAFNAALGIFIGGVSDLSNTLTDILTIVPLWERAEPILQAQPEYDPSKTNPSDLMGRVALDNVTFRYRDDGLPILNNISLYADPGQFVAIVGPSGSGKSTILRLLLGFETPHSGTVYYDRFDLASLDLQAVRRQLGVVLQNGRIGTGSIFENITAGANVSHAQALSAARMAGFGDDIELFPMGMHTVISEGGTNLSGGQRQRLLIARALVNQPKIILMDEATSSLDNRTQAIVTESLEQLNATRIVIAHRLSTIRNADRIYVIEAGRVVQVGTFSELVNTQGLFAQLVARQME, from the coding sequence ATGGAAGTCTTGTATCGCCTCAAAGGAAATGAATCACTATTGCTGAATGACCCAGAAAAGGTATGGGTTGTTAAATCAGGGAATTTATCATTGTTTGTGACAGAAGTCAATGATGAGGAGTCTGTAGGCGATGTCTTACGACAAGCCGCTTTGCGCGTAGATGCGGAGCGGGGAGTCAAGAGACATCGCCGCTATCTGTTCAGTGTGGACGCTCTTGAGGCATTGTTTGGTGCAGCACCCGATAATGCAAAATCCTTTTTAGCGGTAGCAATCGAGGCAACAGAATTGTCTCAAATTACAATAACAGATTTGGCAGCACAAATAGCTGCGGGGGAAGCTAGTGCAACAGCCATATTAGAAAATTGGATAAACAACCTCGATCAAATATTTATCAACTCTGGCACAGCAACAAATTTTCAGCGCTATTTATCGTTGACACAGGAATTGGCGACCCAACTGCCAAGCATTTTAGCTGATTTACATACTGAATTCTTCGACTATTTAAAGAAGCTCCAACAGCAGGAAACTCTTACTGCCTTTTACCAATTTCAACAACGAGAGCAACTCAATCGTCAGGTAGTCAATTCTTCGCTCTCTAAGTTAGCTTCCGTATTGCAACCGCAGCAAGAAATTGCATTTTCTCAACTTGGAACGCCTTTATTAGTGGCAGCAGGTGCAGTAGCAAGGGTAATGGGGATAACGATTAGTCCGCCAGCGCAGTCAGATAACGTTAGTCAAGCTAAAGATCCGGTAGAAGCTCTAGCGCGTTCGGTGCAAATTCGCACCCGTCGTGTAGTGCTAGAGGATGGCTGGTGGCTTCATGAGCATGGTCCTCTGTTAGCTTACACTAAAGAAGAACAGCGTCCAGTGGCTTTGTTGCCAGCAAACAGCCGTTATATTTTATTCGATCCAGTAACGCGCACACGCACATCTGTAGATCGGGTAATCGCAGCAACACTCTACAGAGTTGCATACCAGTTTTACCGACCTTTACCCAACGTCGTCAACAATGTAATTGAGTTGTTCCAGTTTGGCATCAAGGGTTATCAAAAAGACATAATTCTAGTTTTGGTAGCTGGAATTATTGGCTCCGTATTGGGGATGGTTGTGCCGCAAGCAACAGCGCTTTTGGTGGATAATGCAATTCCAGATAGCGATCGCAGCTTATTATGGCAAATAGGGCTGGCATTGTTTGCACTCTTGTTGGGAAGGACAGCGTTTGCAATGTCCTCTGGTATTATTTCACTACGAATCGAAAATGCTGCTAATGGCGCGTTGCAGCCTGCAATTTGGGACAGACTGCTGAGATTAAGTCCGGCATTTTTTCGCGACTATTCCTCTGGTGACTTGGTAAACCGCACCTTGTCAGTGAACCAGATTCGTCAGATCCTGTCAGGGGGAACGCAACGCACTTTATTGAGCGCACTGTTTGCTTTACTCAATGGAGTGCTGATGTTTGTTTACAGTTGGCAACTTGCTTTAGTGGGGGTAGGTATAGCTGTTTTGACAACTATTGTCACTACTGTTGCAAGCTTGCTGGTAATACGTAAATTGCGACGACAGCAAGAACTAGAGGGCGAGATTAACGGGCTAACCGTACAACTAATTAATGGCGTAGCCAAGCTACGGGTAGCAATGGCAGAAGAACGGGCGTTTGCGGCTTGGGCAGAGCAGTACAGCAAGCGTTCACGGCTCAAGGCTAGTTTCCAACTTATAAGAGACAATGTTTCTGTGTTTAATGAGGTACTGTCCCTAGTCACTTCGGCGCTGTTGTTTTGGTTTGCGACTGAATCTATTGGGATGGCTCAAGCGTCCGGGTTGACGGTGGGCAAGTTTTTGGCTTTTAATGCTGCATTGGGCATTTTTATTGGGGGAGTGAGCGACCTCAGTAATACTTTGACTGACATTTTGACGATTGTGCCATTGTGGGAACGGGCAGAGCCAATTTTACAAGCACAACCGGAGTACGATCCAAGCAAGACAAACCCAAGCGACTTGATGGGTCGCGTAGCCTTAGACAATGTTACCTTTCGCTACCGTGACGATGGATTGCCGATACTTAATAATATCAGTCTTTACGCAGATCCAGGGCAATTTGTAGCGATAGTGGGACCTTCGGGTAGTGGGAAGTCAACGATATTGAGGTTGTTGTTGGGGTTTGAAACTCCACACTCAGGAACGGTGTACTACGATCGCTTTGACTTGGCTTCCCTGGATCTTCAGGCAGTGCGAAGGCAGTTAGGGGTAGTGTTGCAAAATGGTCGCATTGGCACAGGCTCGATTTTTGAGAATATCACTGCCGGAGCCAATGTATCGCACGCTCAAGCTCTATCGGCGGCGCGAATGGCGGGTTTTGGTGATGATATCGAGCTTTTTCCTATGGGAATGCATACAGTTATCAGTGAAGGCGGTACCAATCTTTCGGGGGGACAGCGACAGCGATTGTTGATTGCTAGAGCGCTTGTCAATCAACCGAAAATCATCTTGATGGATGAGGCTACCAGTTCCTTGGATAACCGCACGCAAGCGATCGTCACTGAAAGTTTAGAACAGTTGAACGCGACTCGGATAGTGATTGCCCACCGTCTCAGCACAATTCGCAATGCTGACCGAATTTATGTAATTGAAGCAGGTCGCGTGGTGCAGGTGGGTACATTTTCGGAACTAGTTAACACTCAAGGGCTATTTGCTCAACTAGTTGCCCGACAAATGGAGTAG
- a CDS encoding lactonase family protein, with the protein MGTNHNNTHPNAPPDEPANQVVMYNRADDGKLTLVGTFDTGGQGSGPAVRFAGDGLGSAHSVQISDNRRWLFVTNAGSNNVSVFRVKKDGLERTDVEPTGIFPNSVTQYGNLVYVLNSAGEGSITGYVLNKHGNLTPIPGSTRTLNANQDSVRPDVLFNPAEVSFTPDGRHLVVTIKDGPFAGALPNVIPTGPSRVLVFGVGYDGKPSENFTQTDLNNGGSFGFSFDRYGNLLVSLFVGGPELTGSVGSFRINQDGTLTPITPNVPNGQIDTCWVENNGRYAYTANYTSGTISSYRISKDGSLRLLASVAGLADDLPGPPDKSQGATPLDLRISKNGRFLYNVLPGSGAIAGWRINRDGSLTKLGEFGGLPDTVDGDMAPFEFGFGGSPAGIAVD; encoded by the coding sequence GTGGGTACAAACCACAACAACACGCACCCGAACGCCCCGCCAGACGAACCCGCTAACCAGGTCGTCATGTACAATCGGGCTGACGACGGCAAGCTCACCCTCGTTGGCACCTTCGACACGGGTGGTCAGGGATCTGGACCTGCGGTCCGATTCGCCGGCGACGGACTCGGCTCCGCTCACTCGGTGCAGATCAGCGACAACCGCCGGTGGCTGTTCGTCACCAACGCCGGTAGCAACAACGTGTCGGTGTTCCGCGTGAAGAAGGACGGACTCGAACGCACCGACGTGGAGCCGACTGGCATCTTCCCTAACAGCGTCACCCAGTACGGCAACCTTGTCTACGTCTTGAACTCCGCAGGCGAAGGCAGCATCACGGGTTACGTGCTGAACAAGCACGGGAATCTCACCCCGATTCCCGGCTCGACCCGCACGCTCAACGCCAATCAGGACTCTGTGCGCCCCGATGTCCTGTTCAATCCGGCGGAGGTGTCGTTTACACCAGACGGTCGGCATCTCGTGGTGACGATCAAGGACGGACCTTTTGCTGGGGCGCTGCCGAACGTCATCCCGACCGGTCCGAGCCGGGTGCTGGTCTTCGGTGTCGGATACGATGGAAAGCCGTCAGAGAACTTCACGCAAACCGACCTGAACAACGGTGGTTCGTTTGGGTTCTCGTTTGATCGCTATGGCAACCTGCTGGTGTCGCTGTTCGTCGGCGGACCGGAACTCACCGGGTCGGTCGGCTCGTTCCGGATCAATCAGGACGGCACGCTGACCCCGATCACGCCCAATGTACCTAATGGACAGATCGATACGTGCTGGGTCGAGAATAACGGGCGGTACGCCTACACCGCGAACTACACGTCGGGCACCATCTCCAGCTACCGCATCAGTAAAGACGGGAGCCTGAGGCTACTCGCCTCAGTCGCCGGACTCGCCGACGACCTGCCCGGACCTCCCGACAAGTCACAGGGAGCCACGCCTCTCGATCTTCGCATCAGCAAGAACGGACGTTTTCTATACAACGTCTTGCCGGGATCTGGTGCGATCGCTGGCTGGCGGATCAACCGCGATGGCAGCCTCACCAAGCTCGGTGAGTTCGGCGGTCTTCCCGATACCGTCGATGGTGACATGGCCCCGTTTGAATTCGGTTTTGGGGGCAGTCCCGCCGGCATCGCGGTAGACTGA
- a CDS encoding GH3 family domain-containing protein, whose protein sequence is MNILKLQKNTEYGNKYNFAAIASVGEFQRIHPLTTYENYREVIEDIAKRVFEKF, encoded by the coding sequence ATAAATATTCTAAAACTTCAAAAGAATACGGAATACGGTAATAAGTATAACTTTGCGGCTATAGCTTCGGTTGGAGAATTTCAAAGGATACATCCTCTGACCACTTATGAAAATTACCGCGAAGTTATCGAAGATATTGCTAAGAGGGTGTTTGAAAAGTTTTAA